Proteins encoded in a region of the Funiculus sociatus GB2-C1 genome:
- a CDS encoding PepSY-associated TM helix domain-containing protein translates to MKLRKPALILHRIVGVIVGLLLIVIGLTGSALVFWHEIDHSRNLTLMEVVPQSDRISLETVAKNARQAYPDFMPDSIELARSPELTHQVWMKSKDDKWNKIYINPYTGAVLGSRQWGKTLMTFIYDIHKTLLAGETGQIVVGVCGILLLLLGITGLILWPGWKRFGQGFKIRWNSPKQLVNYDIHKVGGILSAAFLILLASTGAALAFNSQFESVIYGLTNTQTPAEPKSTLVPNKSPIPLNAALQKASLALPEGEATYISLPSEPDVAFRVTIKLPQEATPSGRSNVYVDQYSGEVLRVENSLKLPLGTKIMNALFPMHMGNFGGIPMRILYVFIGFTPTVLFITGFALWRQRQWAMARRKEAMFQSQSLPEEKEKILTTTAWPWI, encoded by the coding sequence ATGAAACTACGCAAACCCGCATTGATTTTGCATCGAATTGTTGGGGTAATAGTAGGACTATTGCTGATTGTAATTGGCTTGACTGGTAGCGCCTTAGTCTTCTGGCACGAGATCGACCACTCCCGGAATTTAACATTGATGGAAGTTGTCCCTCAAAGCGATCGCATATCCCTAGAGACTGTAGCGAAAAATGCCCGTCAAGCCTACCCAGACTTTATGCCTGATTCCATCGAACTAGCGCGATCGCCAGAATTAACTCACCAAGTCTGGATGAAATCAAAAGATGATAAATGGAACAAAATTTACATTAATCCTTACACGGGAGCAGTTCTAGGTTCTCGTCAGTGGGGAAAAACTCTGATGACTTTCATCTATGACATTCACAAGACCCTCCTGGCTGGCGAAACTGGTCAAATAGTCGTGGGTGTCTGTGGCATATTGCTGCTGCTACTTGGAATCACTGGATTAATACTATGGCCTGGCTGGAAACGGTTCGGTCAAGGTTTCAAAATCCGCTGGAATTCTCCTAAGCAACTCGTTAACTACGACATCCACAAAGTAGGAGGGATTTTGTCCGCTGCGTTCCTAATCCTCCTTGCTTCCACAGGAGCAGCGTTGGCTTTTAACTCTCAGTTTGAAAGTGTAATTTATGGGTTGACAAATACACAAACACCCGCCGAACCAAAATCTACCCTTGTTCCAAATAAGTCACCAATACCATTAAATGCAGCTTTACAAAAAGCTTCTTTAGCATTGCCAGAGGGGGAAGCTACCTATATTTCCCTTCCTAGCGAACCGGATGTGGCTTTTCGAGTCACCATCAAATTACCCCAAGAAGCAACTCCCAGCGGTCGCAGTAATGTTTATGTTGACCAATACAGCGGTGAGGTTTTACGGGTAGAAAATTCTCTTAAGTTACCCTTGGGAACCAAGATTATGAATGCACTGTTTCCTATGCACATGGGTAACTTTGGTGGGATTCCTATGCGAATTTTATACGTGTTTATAGGCTTCACACCCACTGTTTTATTTATCACGGGCTTCGCGTTGTGGCGTCAGCGTCAGTGGGCGATGGCACGTCGTAAAGAAGCTATGTTCCAAAGCCAAAGCTTACCAGAAGAGAAGGAAAAGATACTTACGACTACTGCATGGCCTTGGATTTGA